One Kitasatospora sp. NBC_01287 DNA window includes the following coding sequences:
- a CDS encoding DUF4177 domain-containing protein produces the protein MTKWEYVTVPLLVHATKQILDTWGEDGWELVQVVPGPNNPEQLVAYLKREKN, from the coding sequence ATGACCAAGTGGGAATACGTAACGGTGCCGCTGCTCGTGCACGCGACCAAGCAGATCCTGGACACCTGGGGCGAGGACGGCTGGGAGCTCGTCCAGGTGGTGCCCGGGCCGAACAACCCCGAGCAGCTGGTGGCCTACCTCAAGCGGGAGAAGAACTGA
- a CDS encoding MBL fold metallo-hydrolase, whose amino-acid sequence MTGLLPGDPAATVGGVATERAFCVLAPNASPMTLDGTNTWMLAEPDSELAVVVDPGPLDEGHLRAVLAAAEQRGKRIALTLLTHGHHDHAEGAARFAELTGTQVRALDPALRLGEEGLHGGQVLEVGGLELRVVATPGHTADSLTFHLPADGAILTGDTVLGRGTTMVAHPDGALGDYLDSLRRLRTLAAQYGVGTVLPGHGPVLADALGTVEYYLAHRAARLAQVETAVEAGCRTAEQVVARVYADVDPALWPAAELSVRAQLRYLEDHGLI is encoded by the coding sequence GTGACCGGTCTGCTCCCTGGCGACCCCGCCGCCACCGTCGGCGGGGTCGCCACCGAGCGCGCGTTCTGCGTGCTCGCCCCCAACGCCTCCCCGATGACACTGGACGGCACCAACACCTGGATGCTGGCCGAGCCCGACTCGGAGCTGGCCGTGGTGGTCGACCCCGGTCCGCTGGACGAGGGCCACCTGCGCGCGGTGCTGGCCGCCGCCGAGCAGCGGGGCAAGCGGATCGCGCTCACCCTGCTGACCCACGGCCACCACGACCACGCCGAGGGAGCGGCCCGGTTCGCCGAGCTGACCGGGACCCAGGTGCGGGCGCTGGACCCGGCGCTGCGGTTGGGCGAGGAGGGGCTGCACGGCGGGCAGGTGCTCGAGGTCGGTGGCCTGGAGCTGCGGGTGGTCGCCACCCCGGGACACACGGCGGACTCGCTCACCTTCCACCTCCCGGCGGACGGGGCGATCCTCACCGGCGACACCGTGCTCGGGCGGGGCACCACGATGGTCGCCCACCCGGACGGGGCGCTCGGCGACTACCTCGACTCGCTGCGCCGCCTTCGGACACTGGCGGCCCAGTACGGCGTGGGAACCGTGCTGCCCGGGCACGGCCCGGTGCTGGCCGACGCGCTCGGCACGGTCGAGTACTACCTGGCGCACCGGGCGGCCCGGCTGGCCCAGGTGGAGACGGCGGTCGAGGCCGGCTGCCGGACGGCCGAGCAGGTGGTGGCCCGGGTCTACGCGGACGTGGACCCCGCGCTCTGGCCGGCCGCCGAACTCTCGGTCCGCGCCCAACTGCGCTACCTGGAGGACCACGGGCTCATCTGA
- a CDS encoding NUDIX domain-containing protein gives MAANLPGPPPAAPPMPPGWPDRIRALAAGTLTPVVPKRAATVVLLRDDASPTAGPGPLAYLLRRKSSMAFAAGMYAYPGGGVDPRDAEQELGWAGPSPEEWASRLGVDRATAQAVVCAAVRETFEEAGVLLAGPDAHTMAPERDWSAERAALEAHRLSFADFCREHELVLRSDLLAGWARWITPAFEERRYDTWFFVAVLPPGQQAAHQVGEADQVAWLTPAEAVEGYAEGRYGMLPPTVSVLRELLPARTAREALELAERRTLTPVLGQAELMGDRMTIRWSGYEELTIDGHYPEEGPQADDPQ, from the coding sequence ATGGCAGCGAACCTCCCCGGCCCGCCCCCGGCCGCTCCCCCCATGCCGCCCGGCTGGCCAGACCGCATCCGGGCACTGGCGGCCGGCACCCTGACCCCGGTGGTGCCCAAGCGGGCCGCGACCGTGGTGCTGCTGCGCGACGACGCGTCGCCCACCGCCGGGCCGGGCCCGCTGGCCTACCTGCTGCGTCGCAAGAGCTCGATGGCCTTCGCGGCCGGCATGTACGCCTATCCCGGCGGTGGAGTGGACCCGCGTGACGCCGAGCAGGAGCTCGGCTGGGCCGGGCCCAGCCCCGAGGAGTGGGCCTCACGGCTCGGGGTGGACCGGGCGACGGCGCAGGCGGTGGTCTGCGCGGCTGTCCGGGAGACGTTCGAGGAGGCCGGCGTCCTGCTGGCCGGCCCGGACGCGCACACCATGGCCCCCGAGCGCGACTGGAGCGCCGAGCGGGCCGCACTGGAGGCGCACCGCCTCTCCTTCGCCGACTTCTGCCGTGAGCACGAGCTCGTGCTCCGCAGCGACCTGCTGGCCGGCTGGGCCCGCTGGATCACCCCGGCCTTCGAGGAGCGGCGCTACGACACCTGGTTCTTCGTCGCCGTGCTGCCGCCCGGCCAGCAGGCCGCGCACCAGGTCGGCGAGGCGGACCAGGTGGCCTGGCTGACCCCCGCCGAGGCGGTCGAGGGCTACGCCGAGGGCCGGTACGGGATGCTCCCGCCGACCGTCTCGGTCCTCCGTGAGCTGCTGCCGGCCCGCACCGCGCGCGAGGCGCTGGAGCTGGCCGAGCGGCGCACCCTGACCCCGGTGCTTGGCCAGGCCGAGCTGATGGGTGATCGTATGACTATTCGCTGGTCAGGCTATGAGGAGCTGACCATCGACGGACACTATCCCGAGGAAGGACCCCAAGCCGATGATCCACAATGA
- a CDS encoding TetR/AcrR family transcriptional regulator C-terminal domain-containing protein, with product MADRRARPKAGLSRERVLEAALDLVDRHGLAALTMRKLGAELEVEAMTLYHHVRNKQALLDGLVSQVVRRAAAIELPADPAPGADWTPWARAFATGLRRELLRHPGVLPLVATHPLSSPADLDLLEGWLAALTAAGLPLGRALDLLNTLAVFVVGHALAEVGRTPGETEDAPDLDSVPLDPARYPLLAQVAATRAGLDFDARFERAVDILLAGYAADYAEGRPY from the coding sequence ATGGCGGATCGTCGGGCCCGTCCGAAGGCCGGGCTCAGCCGTGAGCGGGTGCTGGAGGCGGCACTGGACCTCGTCGACCGCCACGGGCTGGCGGCGCTGACCATGCGCAAGCTCGGTGCGGAGCTGGAGGTCGAGGCCATGACGCTCTATCACCACGTGCGCAACAAGCAGGCCCTGCTGGACGGGCTGGTCAGCCAGGTGGTCCGGCGGGCCGCCGCGATCGAACTGCCCGCCGACCCGGCGCCCGGCGCGGACTGGACGCCGTGGGCCCGCGCCTTCGCGACCGGGCTGCGCCGCGAGCTGCTGCGCCATCCCGGCGTGCTGCCGCTGGTCGCCACGCATCCGCTCAGCTCGCCGGCCGACCTCGACCTGCTCGAAGGCTGGCTCGCCGCCCTGACCGCGGCGGGCCTGCCGCTCGGCCGTGCGCTGGACCTGCTGAACACGCTGGCCGTCTTCGTGGTCGGCCACGCCTTGGCCGAGGTGGGCCGCACGCCCGGCGAGACGGAGGACGCCCCCGACCTGGACTCCGTGCCGCTCGACCCGGCCCGGTACCCCCTGCTGGCACAGGTGGCGGCGACCCGGGCCGGGCTCGACTTCGACGCCCGCTTCGAGCGGGCGGTCGACATCCTGCTCGCGGGCTACGCGGCGGACTACGCGGAGGGCCGGCCGTACTGA
- a CDS encoding ArsA-related P-loop ATPase, whose product MRLHVVSGKGGTGKTTLAAALALALAAEGRRTLLIEVEGRQGIAELFGSSALPYEERKIATVSPAKLGLPGRGTGEVFALAIDPEQALLEYLDMFYKLGRAGKALQKVGFVDFATTIAPGVRDVLLTGKACEAARRKGPDGRLLYDAVVMDAPPTGRLTRFLNVNSEVAGLARFGPIHSQAQAVMRVLKSPQTAVHLVTLLEEMPVQETVDGFTELREAGLPVGGVLVNMVRPPVLDAAAVAAVHGDHREEVALALVEAGLGGRSRTAATRRAAVEPLLDPLLAQAREHAERVALEREQRADLGALRLPGYELPLLSGGVDLGGLYRLAGELKRQGAA is encoded by the coding sequence GTGCGCCTGCACGTGGTCAGCGGGAAGGGCGGCACCGGCAAGACCACCCTGGCGGCGGCGCTGGCGCTGGCGCTGGCCGCCGAGGGGCGGCGCACTCTGCTGATCGAGGTGGAGGGCCGGCAGGGGATCGCCGAGCTGTTCGGCAGCAGTGCCCTGCCCTACGAGGAGCGGAAGATCGCCACCGTCTCCCCGGCCAAGCTGGGCCTGCCCGGGCGCGGCACCGGCGAGGTGTTCGCCCTGGCGATCGACCCCGAGCAGGCGCTGCTCGAGTACCTGGACATGTTCTACAAGCTCGGCCGGGCCGGGAAGGCGCTGCAGAAGGTCGGCTTCGTCGACTTCGCCACCACCATCGCCCCGGGTGTGCGCGACGTGCTGCTGACCGGGAAGGCCTGCGAGGCTGCGCGGCGCAAGGGCCCTGACGGGCGCCTGCTCTACGACGCGGTGGTGATGGACGCCCCGCCCACCGGCCGGCTCACCCGGTTCCTGAACGTCAACTCCGAGGTCGCCGGGCTGGCCAGGTTCGGTCCGATACACAGCCAGGCCCAGGCGGTGATGAGGGTGCTGAAGTCGCCGCAGACCGCGGTGCACCTGGTCACCCTGCTGGAGGAGATGCCGGTGCAGGAGACCGTGGACGGCTTCACCGAACTGCGCGAGGCCGGACTGCCGGTCGGCGGTGTGCTGGTGAACATGGTGCGCCCACCGGTGCTGGACGCGGCGGCGGTCGCGGCGGTGCACGGCGACCACCGCGAGGAGGTGGCGCTGGCGCTGGTGGAGGCCGGGCTCGGCGGGCGGTCGCGCACCGCGGCCACCCGGCGGGCCGCCGTGGAGCCGCTGCTCGACCCGCTGCTGGCGCAGGCTCGCGAGCACGCCGAGCGGGTGGCACTGGAGCGCGAGCAGCGGGCCGACCTGGGCGCCCTGCGGCTGCCCGGCTACGAGCTGCCCCTGCTCAGCGGGGGCGTGGACCTGGGCGGGCTGTACCGGCTGGCCGGCGAGCTGAAGCGGCAGGGAGCGGCATGA
- a CDS encoding Crp/Fnr family transcriptional regulator has protein sequence MDDVLRRAALFAALDDEQAGELRASMTEVTLARGESLFHEGDPGDRLYVVAEGKVKLHRASPDGRENMLAVLGPSEMIGELSLFDPGPRTATASALTEVKLLGLGHGDLQPWLHARPEVSIALLRAIARRLRRTNDVMSDLVFSDVPGRVAKALLDLSRRFGVQSEEGIHVAHDLTQEELAQLVGASRETVNKALADFAGRGWLKLEARAVVLLDVERLSRRSR, from the coding sequence GTGGACGACGTTCTGCGGCGCGCCGCGCTCTTTGCGGCGCTCGACGACGAACAGGCCGGCGAGCTGCGCGCTTCCATGACCGAGGTGACCCTCGCCCGTGGCGAGTCGCTCTTCCACGAGGGCGACCCGGGCGACCGGCTCTACGTGGTCGCCGAGGGCAAGGTCAAGCTGCACCGCGCCTCGCCGGACGGCCGCGAGAACATGCTCGCGGTGCTCGGCCCGAGCGAGATGATCGGCGAACTCTCGCTCTTCGACCCGGGCCCGCGCACCGCCACCGCCAGCGCGCTGACCGAGGTCAAGCTGCTCGGCCTGGGCCACGGTGACCTGCAGCCCTGGCTGCACGCCCGGCCCGAGGTCTCGATCGCGCTGCTGCGCGCCATCGCGCGCCGGCTACGGCGGACCAACGACGTGATGAGCGACCTGGTCTTCTCGGACGTGCCCGGCCGGGTGGCCAAGGCCCTGCTCGACCTCTCGCGCCGCTTCGGCGTGCAGTCCGAGGAGGGCATCCACGTCGCCCACGACCTGACCCAGGAGGAGCTGGCCCAGCTGGTCGGCGCCTCCCGGGAGACCGTGAACAAGGCGCTGGCCGACTTCGCCGGCCGCGGCTGGCTCAAGTTGGAGGCCCGCGCGGTGGTGCTGCTGGACGTCGAGCGGCTCTCCCGCCGCTCCCGCTGA
- a CDS encoding RidA family protein gives MGAVESRLAELGLTLPEVAAPVAAYVPAVRSGDHVLTSGQLPMVQGKLQYTGKVGAEVTAEQAKELAQICALNALAAVKSVIGDLDLVEQVVKVVGFVASAPDFTGQPGVVNGASELLGQVLGAAGVHARSAVGVAVLPLDAPVEVEIQVRVRA, from the coding sequence ATGGGCGCGGTCGAGAGCCGGCTGGCCGAGCTCGGCCTGACCCTCCCCGAGGTGGCGGCCCCGGTCGCCGCGTACGTTCCGGCGGTGCGCTCCGGCGACCACGTGCTGACCTCCGGCCAGCTGCCGATGGTGCAGGGCAAGCTGCAGTACACCGGCAAGGTCGGCGCCGAGGTCACCGCCGAGCAGGCCAAGGAGCTCGCGCAGATCTGCGCGCTCAACGCGCTGGCCGCCGTGAAGTCGGTGATCGGTGACCTGGACCTGGTGGAGCAGGTGGTCAAGGTGGTCGGCTTCGTCGCCTCCGCCCCCGACTTCACCGGCCAGCCCGGCGTGGTGAACGGCGCCAGCGAGCTGCTGGGCCAGGTGCTCGGCGCGGCGGGTGTGCACGCGCGCAGCGCGGTGGGCGTCGCGGTGCTGCCGCTGGACGCGCCGGTCGAGGTGGAGATCCAGGTCCGGGTCCGCGCCTGA